The Mesorhizobium sp. B1-1-8 genome contains a region encoding:
- a CDS encoding cobalt-precorrin-6A reductase produces MTHRILILGGTTEARQLAAKLAMRPNSAITLSLAGRTESPVAQGVPIRSGGFGGADGLAVYLKEAGIDLLIDATHPYAARISANAAEAATRTGLPILALRRPAWEPAAGDRWTLVENVVEAVRALGNAPRKVFLAIGRQEAGAFEAAPQHRYLIRSVDPVEPKLALPDAIYLLARGPFPEADERALLEEHGIDAVVSKNSGGAASYGKIAAARALGIEVIMVRRPSLPAVPSAETVDQLAAKVDHALEPAAERGV; encoded by the coding sequence ATGACGCACCGTATCCTGATCCTCGGCGGAACCACGGAAGCCCGGCAACTGGCGGCAAAGCTCGCCATGCGCCCCAATTCCGCAATCACGCTGTCGCTGGCCGGCCGCACTGAAAGCCCGGTTGCGCAAGGTGTGCCTATCCGCAGCGGCGGCTTCGGCGGTGCCGACGGGCTGGCGGTGTATCTCAAGGAGGCGGGCATCGATCTGCTGATCGACGCCACGCATCCCTACGCGGCGCGCATCTCGGCGAATGCTGCCGAAGCGGCCACGCGAACCGGCCTGCCGATCCTTGCTCTGCGACGCCCCGCCTGGGAGCCTGCCGCGGGCGATCGTTGGACGCTCGTGGAAAATGTGGTGGAAGCGGTGAGGGCGCTCGGCAATGCACCCCGCAAAGTCTTCCTGGCGATCGGCAGGCAGGAGGCCGGCGCCTTCGAGGCGGCTCCGCAGCACCGCTATCTCATCCGCAGCGTCGATCCGGTCGAGCCGAAGTTGGCACTGCCGGATGCGATCTATCTGCTGGCGCGCGGTCCGTTTCCGGAAGCCGACGAGCGTGCGCTGCTCGAAGAGCATGGCATTGATGCCGTCGTGTCGAAGAACAGCGGCGGCGCGGCAAGCTACGGTAAGATCGCGGCGGCGCGGGCGCTCGGCATCGAGGTGATCATGGTCCGCCGGCCGTCTTTGCCGGCCGTCCCGTCGGCCGAAACCGTCGATCAACTGGCGGCAAAAGTCGATCATGCCCTGGAGCCCGCCGCCGAGCGCGGCGTGTAA
- the cobT gene encoding nicotinate-nucleotide--dimethylbenzimidazole phosphoribosyltransferase — protein MSFNSLEDLRAACLDLPAGSDTAANAVARRQDTLTKPPGSLGRLETIAAWLARWQGRDMPKLDDVKVFVFAGNHGVTAQGVSAYPSEVTVQMVANFAGGGAAINQLARVAGARLDVIPLDLDHPTGDFTIVPAMDEKAFLAAVSAGYDAVTKDLDLVCFGEMGIGNTTPAAAISTALFGGGAEKWTGRGTGVDDAGMIRKITAIEAGLKRHADSLSDPLKIAAALGGRELAAILGATLAARRNNVPVLLDGFVCTAAAAPLARLHPTGLAHTIAAHVSAEAGHRRLLEALGLPPLLDLGMRLGEGSGACLAVNIVRSALECHARMASFAEAGVSEK, from the coding sequence ATGTCGTTCAATTCGCTCGAAGACTTGCGCGCCGCCTGCCTCGACCTGCCCGCCGGCAGCGACACCGCCGCCAATGCCGTTGCCCGCCGCCAGGACACGCTGACCAAGCCGCCGGGCAGCCTCGGCCGCCTCGAAACCATCGCCGCCTGGCTGGCGCGCTGGCAGGGCCGCGACATGCCCAAGCTCGACGACGTGAAGGTGTTCGTCTTTGCCGGCAACCACGGCGTCACCGCTCAAGGCGTCTCGGCCTATCCGTCGGAAGTCACCGTGCAGATGGTGGCGAATTTCGCCGGCGGCGGCGCGGCCATCAACCAGCTCGCGCGCGTCGCCGGCGCCAGGCTTGACGTCATCCCGCTCGACCTCGACCATCCGACCGGCGATTTCACGATAGTGCCGGCGATGGACGAAAAGGCGTTCCTCGCCGCCGTCTCGGCCGGCTACGACGCGGTGACTAAGGACCTCGACCTCGTCTGCTTCGGCGAGATGGGCATCGGCAACACAACGCCGGCGGCGGCGATCTCGACGGCGCTGTTCGGCGGCGGCGCCGAGAAATGGACCGGCCGCGGCACCGGCGTCGATGACGCTGGAATGATCCGCAAGATCACTGCGATCGAGGCGGGCCTCAAGCGCCATGCCGATTCGCTGTCGGACCCGCTGAAGATTGCTGCCGCGCTGGGCGGGCGTGAACTCGCGGCCATCCTCGGCGCCACGCTCGCCGCGCGCCGCAATAATGTGCCGGTGCTGCTCGATGGCTTCGTCTGCACCGCTGCCGCGGCGCCGCTGGCAAGGCTGCATCCGACCGGCCTCGCCCACACCATCGCCGCTCACGTCTCGGCCGAAGCCGGCCACCGCCGCCTGCTCGAGGCGCTCGGCCTGCCGCCGCTGCTCGACCTCGGCATGCGGCTCGGCGAAGGCTCCGGCGCGTGCCTTGCCGTCAACATCGTCCGCTCGGCGCTGGAATGCCATGCCAGGATGGCGAGCTTTGCCGAAGCCGGCGTGTCGGAAAAATAA
- a CDS encoding tyrosine-type recombinase/integrase produces the protein MQTDKPDFSGSFTERWIKHVRLPLKTDKPNQWSFLERLERGRSLVLVVSHGGTKSWRALWYEAGKPKSAKLGTYPDMGVADARKAAGKFKPEQHTASKEAGTFTEVAADFIKRHVDKKGLRSKREIERQLNVYVYPKWKDRAFFDIKRRDVNKLLDDIEDDHGARQADAVLATIRKMFSWYESRDDQFVSPVVRGMKRGEYKPRERWLSDDEIRNVWAACDHEDLYRPYGAMIRLMLLTGQRREKLSTMQWEDVDDKGIWTIAHEAREKGTPPSLTLSQAARDIIATIPRMADNPYVFAGRGKKAFNAFSQRKAEIDKLLPTDMPHWIHHDLRRTARKLMTRRHVETEIAERALGHSIKGIQAVYDDPREYGPRVDQALEAVASEIALIVHGPDDDKIARIGAIHGA, from the coding sequence ATGCAGACCGACAAACCTGATTTCAGCGGCTCGTTCACGGAGCGCTGGATCAAACACGTTCGATTGCCCTTGAAGACCGACAAGCCCAACCAATGGTCCTTCCTCGAACGCCTCGAACGTGGCCGTAGCCTCGTCCTTGTCGTCAGCCACGGCGGAACGAAGTCTTGGCGGGCATTGTGGTATGAAGCCGGCAAGCCGAAATCAGCGAAGCTAGGCACCTACCCCGACATGGGCGTTGCCGATGCCCGTAAAGCCGCTGGCAAGTTCAAACCCGAACAACACACCGCATCGAAGGAAGCCGGAACGTTCACGGAAGTCGCAGCAGACTTCATCAAGCGCCACGTTGACAAGAAGGGCCTGAGATCGAAGCGCGAGATCGAACGCCAACTGAACGTCTACGTTTACCCGAAATGGAAGGATCGAGCTTTCTTCGACATCAAACGCCGCGATGTAAACAAACTCCTTGACGACATCGAAGACGATCACGGCGCACGCCAGGCCGACGCCGTCCTTGCCACGATCCGCAAGATGTTCAGTTGGTACGAGAGCCGCGATGACCAGTTCGTTTCGCCTGTGGTCAGGGGCATGAAACGCGGCGAATACAAGCCACGCGAGCGCTGGCTGTCGGACGACGAGATCAGGAACGTGTGGGCAGCGTGTGATCATGAGGATCTATATCGCCCTTACGGCGCGATGATCAGGCTGATGCTGTTGACGGGCCAGCGCCGCGAGAAGCTGTCAACGATGCAATGGGAGGACGTTGACGACAAGGGCATCTGGACCATCGCTCATGAAGCCCGTGAAAAGGGCACTCCACCTTCCCTCACGCTGTCGCAGGCGGCACGTGACATCATCGCGACAATCCCGAGGATGGCAGATAACCCGTATGTCTTCGCCGGACGGGGGAAAAAGGCGTTCAACGCATTCAGCCAACGCAAGGCCGAAATCGATAAGCTATTGCCCACCGACATGCCGCACTGGATTCATCACGATTTGCGCCGAACAGCCCGAAAGCTGATGACTCGTCGTCACGTCGAAACGGAGATTGCAGAACGTGCCCTCGGGCACAGCATCAAAGGCATTCAGGCGGTCTATGACGATCCGCGCGAATATGGCCCGCGTGTGGATCAGGCACTTGAAGCCGTCGCGTCGGAGATCGCATTGATCGTTCACGGCCCCGATGACGACAAAATCGCTCGAATTGGGGCGATACACGGCGCCTAG
- the cbiE gene encoding precorrin-6y C5,15-methyltransferase (decarboxylating) subunit CbiE — protein sequence MPAKGPRGVRLSKKWLTIVGIGEDGVAGLGDEAKRRIAEAEFVFGGKRHLALVASLAKGNTRCWPTPFDPEMRDVLALEGKNVCVLASGDPFFHGVGATLARKVRPEQMLVLPAPSSVSLAACRLGWALQDVETISLHGRPIDLIRPLLHPGARILALSSDGDAPAAIARLLTELDFGASALTVLEALGGPHETLRSARADAFDLENINPLNVLALEIEATPDARILSLASGLADHLFEHDGQITKREVRAITLSVLAPRRGELLWDIGAGSGSVGIEWMLAHPSLRTIAIEADPTRAARIRHNAAACGVPGLIVVEGSAPKALARLETPDAIFIGGGGSDAGVLENAIKALSAGGRLVVNAVTLEMETLLLEQHTKHGGDLIRIALSRASPVGTMQAWRPAMPVMQWSWVKP from the coding sequence ATGCCTGCTAAGGGTCCGCGCGGCGTCAGGCTCAGCAAAAAATGGCTCACCATCGTCGGCATCGGCGAGGACGGTGTAGCGGGTCTCGGCGACGAGGCCAAGCGGCGGATCGCCGAGGCCGAATTCGTCTTCGGCGGCAAGCGGCACCTCGCCCTGGTGGCGTCCCTGGCCAAGGGCAATACACGCTGCTGGCCGACCCCATTCGACCCTGAAATGCGCGACGTGCTGGCGCTCGAGGGCAAGAACGTCTGCGTGCTTGCCTCCGGCGACCCGTTCTTCCACGGCGTCGGCGCCACGCTGGCCCGCAAGGTGAGGCCGGAGCAGATGCTCGTTCTGCCGGCGCCGTCGTCGGTCTCGTTGGCAGCCTGCCGTCTCGGCTGGGCGCTGCAGGATGTCGAGACCATCTCCCTGCACGGCCGCCCGATCGACCTGATCCGGCCACTCCTGCATCCGGGCGCGCGTATTCTCGCGTTGAGCTCCGACGGCGATGCGCCGGCCGCGATCGCGCGCCTGCTCACCGAACTCGATTTCGGCGCGTCGGCGCTGACGGTGCTGGAGGCCCTGGGCGGTCCGCATGAAACGCTGCGATCAGCCCGCGCCGATGCTTTCGATCTCGAAAACATCAATCCGCTCAACGTGCTGGCACTGGAAATCGAAGCGACGCCGGACGCGCGCATCCTGTCGCTGGCGTCGGGCCTTGCCGATCATCTGTTCGAGCATGACGGTCAGATCACCAAGCGCGAGGTCCGCGCCATCACGCTGTCGGTGTTGGCCCCCAGGCGCGGCGAATTGTTGTGGGATATCGGCGCCGGCTCCGGCTCGGTCGGCATCGAATGGATGCTCGCCCATCCCTCGCTGCGCACGATTGCCATCGAGGCCGATCCGACACGCGCTGCCCGCATTCGGCACAATGCGGCTGCCTGCGGTGTTCCCGGTCTCATCGTCGTCGAAGGCTCGGCGCCCAAGGCGCTGGCCAGATTGGAAACGCCGGATGCGATTTTCATCGGCGGTGGCGGCAGCGATGCCGGCGTGCTGGAGAACGCGATCAAAGCGCTAAGCGCCGGGGGCCGGCTCGTCGTCAATGCGGTGACGCTGGAAATGGAGACGCTGCTGCTCGAACAGCACACGAAGCACGGCGGCGATCTGATCCGCATCGCGCTCTCTCGCGCTTCGCCCGTCGGCACGATGCAGGCATGGCGGCCGGCCATGCCCGTGATGCAATGGAGCTGGGTGAAGCCATGA
- a CDS encoding response regulator — protein MISGSVLVVEDESVVLLDIDHSLQEVGYSVITAYRGADAIEAFDDHPERVRGLVTDIRLGDDTDGWAVARHVRSVNPDLPVIYMSGDGAVDWQTEGVSNSLMIEKPFEMQQIITGLADLLNEAPVGAYP, from the coding sequence ATGATTTCTGGTTCTGTGCTGGTTGTCGAGGACGAGTCTGTTGTGCTCCTTGACATTGACCACTCGCTTCAAGAGGTAGGATACAGCGTGATCACCGCCTATCGTGGCGCGGATGCGATAGAGGCGTTCGATGACCATCCCGAGCGTGTCCGAGGGCTCGTAACTGATATCAGGCTTGGCGATGACACTGACGGCTGGGCAGTGGCCAGACACGTGAGGAGCGTCAATCCAGACCTTCCGGTGATCTACATGAGCGGCGATGGGGCGGTAGACTGGCAGACTGAGGGCGTCTCAAATAGTCTTATGATCGAGAAGCCCTTCGAGATGCAGCAGATCATCACTGGTCTGGCTGACCTGCTGAATGAGGCCCCAGTCGGGGCGTACCCATGA
- the cobM gene encoding precorrin-4 C(11)-methyltransferase encodes MTVHFIGAGPGAADLITLRGSRLLASCPVCLYAGSIVAPELLQHCAPGTKLIDTAPMSLDEIEGEYVAAHKEGHDVARLHSGDLSVWSAVAEQIRRLEKHGIPYTLTPGVPSFAAAAAALRRELTIPELAQSLVLTRVSGRASKMPPGETLAGFGRTGATLAIHLAIHAIDRVVAELTPLYGAECPVAIVFRASWPDERVVTGTLSTIEAQLAENPMERTAIIFVGSALAARDFGESSLYDAHYQRRFRGRDGL; translated from the coding sequence ATGACCGTCCACTTCATCGGCGCCGGACCGGGCGCCGCCGACCTCATCACCTTGCGCGGCAGCCGGCTGCTGGCCAGCTGCCCGGTCTGCCTCTACGCCGGCTCGATCGTCGCGCCTGAGCTTTTGCAGCACTGCGCCCCGGGAACAAAACTGATCGACACCGCGCCGATGTCGCTCGACGAGATCGAGGGTGAATATGTCGCCGCCCACAAGGAAGGCCACGATGTTGCCCGCCTGCATTCCGGCGACCTGTCGGTGTGGAGCGCCGTGGCCGAGCAGATCCGCCGGCTGGAAAAGCACGGCATCCCGTACACGCTCACGCCCGGCGTGCCGTCCTTCGCCGCTGCCGCTGCAGCGCTGCGGCGCGAACTCACCATTCCCGAACTCGCCCAAAGCCTTGTGCTGACCCGCGTCTCCGGCCGTGCGTCGAAGATGCCGCCCGGCGAGACGCTGGCCGGCTTCGGCCGCACCGGCGCCACGCTCGCCATCCATCTCGCCATCCACGCCATCGACCGCGTCGTCGCCGAGCTGACGCCGCTCTATGGCGCCGAATGCCCGGTCGCGATCGTTTTCCGCGCCTCATGGCCGGATGAACGCGTAGTAACCGGCACGCTCTCGACCATCGAGGCACAGCTGGCGGAAAATCCGATGGAACGCACGGCGATCATCTTCGTCGGCAGCGCATTGGCCGCACGGGATTTCGGCGAAAGCTCACTTTACGACGCCCACTACCAGCGGCGTTTTCGCGGACGGGACGGATTGTGA
- a CDS encoding precorrin-3B C(17)-methyltransferase translates to MSGRLTVIGLGPGNADQVTPEASRAVAEAEFFYGYKPYLDRLELRPDQTRVASDNREELARSKDALMKAAEGHNVAVVSGGDPGVFAMAAAVCEAIEAGPAEWRAIDLDIVPGVTAMLAVAARIGAPLGHDFCAISLSDNLKPWELIELRLLAAAGAGFVIALYNPISKARPWQLSRAFECLAAILPGTTPVIFGRAAGRPDERIEVHLLADVDAQKADMATCIIIGSPETRIIRRGDKPSLVYTPRSAAGSRA, encoded by the coding sequence ATGAGCGGCCGTCTGACCGTCATCGGCCTTGGACCCGGCAATGCCGATCAGGTCACGCCGGAAGCAAGCCGCGCAGTAGCGGAAGCCGAATTCTTCTACGGCTACAAGCCCTATCTCGATCGGCTTGAGCTTCGCCCGGATCAGACCCGCGTCGCCTCCGACAATCGCGAGGAGTTGGCACGGTCCAAAGATGCCCTGATGAAAGCCGCTGAAGGCCATAACGTTGCCGTCGTCTCCGGCGGCGATCCCGGTGTCTTCGCCATGGCAGCGGCCGTCTGTGAGGCGATCGAAGCCGGTCCAGCCGAATGGCGAGCCATCGACCTCGACATCGTGCCCGGCGTCACCGCCATGCTTGCCGTCGCCGCCCGCATTGGCGCGCCGCTCGGCCACGATTTTTGCGCCATCTCGCTGTCCGACAATCTGAAGCCGTGGGAGCTGATCGAATTGCGGCTGCTGGCGGCGGCCGGCGCCGGATTCGTCATCGCGCTCTACAACCCGATCAGCAAGGCGCGCCCTTGGCAGCTCAGCCGCGCCTTCGAATGCCTCGCCGCCATCCTGCCCGGCACCACGCCGGTCATCTTCGGCCGCGCCGCCGGGCGGCCCGACGAGCGCATCGAGGTCCACCTGCTGGCGGATGTCGATGCGCAAAAAGCCGACATGGCCACCTGCATCATCATCGGATCGCCCGAGACCCGTATCATCCGGCGCGGTGACAAGCCGTCGCTGGTTTACACGCCGCGCTCGGCGGCGGGCTCCAGGGCATGA
- the cobS gene encoding adenosylcobinamide-GDP ribazoletransferase — translation MTASPSPRQFLDDIWVSLVFFTRLPLPTRDFGGRSLADAIWAAPFAGLAIAILGALVYAVAAKAGLATGPAAALALAATMLAAGCLHEDGLSDIADGFGGGGTRERKLDIMRDSRIGAYGAAALGLSQLIRWSALAELSGPGHVFLALLAAHAASRGLFGAFMHFLPPARTDGLSASAGTVSAETAAVGAAVGAVALLALGLGGALAALILLALLFVAFRALCLSQIGGQTGDTIGALQQLGEIMVLLVASVSLS, via the coding sequence ATGACCGCAAGCCCCTCGCCCCGGCAGTTCCTGGACGACATTTGGGTCAGCCTCGTCTTCTTCACGCGGCTGCCGCTGCCAACACGCGACTTCGGCGGCCGAAGCCTTGCCGACGCGATCTGGGCGGCACCTTTTGCCGGTCTCGCCATCGCGATCCTCGGCGCGCTCGTCTACGCCGTCGCTGCCAAGGCCGGTCTCGCGACAGGCCCTGCCGCCGCGCTCGCGCTTGCCGCGACGATGCTTGCCGCCGGCTGCCTGCATGAGGACGGGCTCTCCGATATCGCCGATGGCTTCGGTGGCGGCGGCACGCGCGAGAGAAAGCTGGACATCATGCGCGACAGCCGCATCGGCGCCTATGGCGCAGCGGCGCTCGGGTTGTCGCAGCTGATCCGCTGGAGCGCGCTTGCCGAGCTTTCCGGCCCCGGCCATGTCTTCCTGGCGCTGCTGGCCGCGCATGCCGCCTCGCGCGGCCTGTTCGGCGCCTTCATGCACTTTCTGCCGCCGGCTCGCACCGATGGCCTGTCGGCTAGCGCGGGGACCGTCAGCGCCGAAACTGCCGCAGTCGGCGCGGCGGTCGGCGCCGTCGCACTGCTGGCGCTCGGCCTTGGCGGCGCGCTGGCAGCGCTGATCCTGCTCGCCCTGCTCTTCGTCGCCTTCCGCGCGCTTTGCCTCAGTCAGATCGGCGGCCAGACCGGCGACACGATCGGCGCGCTGCAGCAGCTCGGCGAGATCATGGTGCTGCTCGTCGCTTCCGTTTCCCTGTCTTGA
- the cobA gene encoding uroporphyrinogen-III C-methyltransferase gives MNASANTNGRANVEQALARLNFNPRELEPGHVWLAGAGPGDPGCLTLEVLAALGQCDALVYDALVSPDVVAVAEGAELFYAGKRGGQPSMKQDDITALLVRLAREGRRVVRLKGGDPYIFGRGGEEALALAREAIPFRVLSGLTSGLTALAATGIPATMRGINKAVILATGHAAGTEDDLDWGAIARTGQPVVVYMGMANLPRIAASLLEGGLAPSTPAAVVVSATTPQERIVVATLATIAEEAATAGLTSPALIVVGGIVAMRAALAGET, from the coding sequence GTGAACGCCAGCGCCAATACGAACGGACGGGCAAATGTGGAGCAGGCGCTGGCGCGGCTGAACTTCAACCCGCGCGAACTGGAGCCCGGTCATGTCTGGCTGGCCGGCGCCGGTCCCGGCGATCCCGGCTGCCTGACGTTGGAAGTGCTGGCCGCGCTCGGACAATGCGATGCACTGGTCTACGACGCGCTCGTCTCACCCGATGTCGTTGCCGTTGCGGAAGGCGCCGAGCTGTTCTACGCCGGAAAACGCGGCGGCCAGCCGTCGATGAAGCAGGACGACATAACCGCCTTGCTGGTGCGGCTGGCGCGCGAAGGCCGCCGCGTCGTCAGGCTGAAGGGCGGCGATCCCTATATTTTCGGCCGCGGCGGCGAAGAGGCTTTGGCGCTGGCGCGGGAAGCCATTCCGTTTCGGGTGCTGTCAGGCCTCACCTCCGGCCTCACCGCGCTGGCCGCCACCGGCATTCCCGCCACCATGCGCGGCATCAATAAGGCGGTCATCCTCGCCACCGGTCACGCCGCCGGCACCGAAGACGACCTCGACTGGGGCGCGATCGCCCGCACCGGCCAACCGGTCGTCGTCTATATGGGCATGGCCAACCTGCCGCGGATTGCCGCTTCGCTGCTTGAGGGTGGACTGGCGCCGTCGACGCCGGCGGCGGTCGTCGTTTCTGCAACAACGCCGCAGGAGCGCATCGTCGTCGCCACGCTCGCCACCATCGCCGAGGAGGCGGCGACCGCCGGTCTCACCTCGCCGGCGCTGATCGTCGTCGGCGGCATCGTCGCCATGCGCGCGGCACTGGCGGGCGAGACATGA
- a CDS encoding cobyrinate a,c-diamide synthase codes for MTARAIIIGAPRSGSGKTSVTIGLLRALARRGLKVRGAKSGPDYIDPGFHTAATGLSGVNLDSWAMSPSLLNALAAQAADDAEFVILESAMGLFDGIPAPEGRSGSAADLARLYGLPVLLVLDVSGQSTTAAAVAKGFATYDPDVRMAGVILNRLGSERHRRLCGDAIEAIGLPVVGAIMRDPTLNLPERHLGLVQAGEYENLMAHLDRLADMVEKSLDIDAILALATPLEPQIGDFGDALQPPGQRIALAEDAAFTFLYPHVAAHWRNAGAELVPFSPLADQAPEDRCDVCWLPGGYPELHAGRLAAADNFRAGMLAFAATRPVHGECGGFMVLGEALEDAAGESHRMLGLLGHSTSFAKRKMNLGYREARLRADCPLGAEGTLIRGHEFHYAQMTGTGNDEPLADLADGQGNPLGASGYRRGHVSGTFFHAIARAA; via the coding sequence ATGACAGCACGGGCGATCATCATCGGCGCGCCGCGCTCCGGTTCGGGCAAGACCAGCGTCACCATCGGCCTGCTGCGTGCACTCGCCCGGCGCGGGCTGAAAGTGCGCGGCGCCAAGTCCGGACCTGACTATATCGACCCCGGCTTCCACACCGCCGCAACCGGCCTGTCCGGCGTCAATCTCGACAGCTGGGCGATGTCGCCTTCGCTGCTCAACGCCCTCGCCGCGCAAGCTGCCGACGATGCCGAGTTCGTCATCCTCGAAAGCGCCATGGGCCTGTTCGATGGCATCCCGGCGCCCGAAGGCCGGTCGGGCTCGGCCGCCGATCTTGCCCGGCTTTACGGCCTGCCGGTGCTGCTGGTGCTCGATGTATCGGGGCAATCGACGACGGCAGCCGCGGTGGCCAAGGGCTTTGCCACCTATGATCCGGACGTGCGCATGGCCGGCGTGATCCTCAACCGGCTGGGCAGCGAGCGGCATCGCCGGCTCTGCGGCGACGCCATCGAGGCGATCGGCCTGCCGGTGGTCGGCGCCATCATGCGCGACCCGACGCTCAACCTGCCGGAACGGCATCTCGGCCTCGTCCAGGCCGGCGAGTATGAGAACCTGATGGCCCATCTCGACCGGCTGGCCGACATGGTAGAAAAGTCGCTCGACATCGACGCCATTCTCGCGCTGGCGACACCGCTGGAGCCGCAAATTGGAGACTTCGGCGATGCGCTGCAGCCGCCCGGCCAGCGCATCGCGCTTGCCGAAGATGCCGCCTTCACCTTCCTGTACCCGCATGTCGCTGCGCACTGGCGCAACGCCGGCGCTGAGCTTGTCCCGTTCTCGCCGCTTGCCGACCAAGCGCCCGAAGACCGCTGCGATGTCTGCTGGCTGCCCGGCGGCTATCCCGAACTTCATGCGGGCCGGTTGGCGGCGGCGGACAACTTCCGCGCCGGCATGCTGGCCTTCGCAGCAACACGCCCGGTGCATGGCGAATGCGGTGGCTTCATGGTGCTTGGCGAGGCGCTGGAGGATGCGGCCGGCGAAAGCCACCGGATGCTCGGCCTGCTCGGCCATTCGACCAGTTTCGCCAAGCGTAAGATGAATCTCGGCTACCGCGAGGCGCGCCTGCGCGCCGATTGCCCACTCGGCGCCGAAGGCACGCTGATCCGCGGCCACGAATTCCATTATGCGCAGATGACCGGCACCGGCAATGACGAGCCGCTGGCCGACCTCGCCGACGGCCAGGGCAATCCGCTCGGCGCTTCCGGTTACCGGCGCGGCCATGTCAGCGGCACGTTCTTCCATGCCATTGCGAGGGCCGCATGA
- a CDS encoding glycosyltransferase family 25 protein, with product MQSFYINLAVSVDRRNWFDAQADRLGLDIERFDAVSNASIADSVADQFNVSKEAVACFFSHRAIWKEIAAGRDRFAAIFEDDAHLGADLPAFLNDTSWIPADADIVHLEKLGKRFVGIETGQRPLGRKLYQAISGFAGTAAYIISRECAAKLSATFTEINQEFDRHLFEEGMPGLKIYKIGPALCIQDRFTAKPRFASMIVRPEPPKRVRAPGAVLREAARIYRRLASFIVRSLRPRRPRIIAIKIKW from the coding sequence ATGCAGTCGTTTTACATCAACTTGGCGGTCTCTGTTGACCGCCGGAACTGGTTTGATGCGCAAGCAGACCGGCTGGGCCTGGATATCGAACGATTTGACGCGGTGAGCAATGCTTCGATCGCGGACAGCGTGGCTGATCAGTTCAATGTCTCTAAGGAAGCGGTCGCCTGCTTCTTCAGTCATCGCGCGATTTGGAAGGAAATCGCCGCCGGGCGCGACAGGTTCGCCGCTATTTTCGAGGACGACGCGCATCTTGGCGCAGATCTGCCCGCGTTCTTGAATGATACGTCGTGGATACCGGCCGATGCCGACATCGTTCATCTTGAAAAATTGGGAAAACGGTTTGTCGGCATCGAAACCGGGCAGAGACCACTGGGGAGAAAGCTCTATCAGGCGATCTCGGGTTTCGCCGGGACGGCGGCCTACATCATTTCACGCGAATGCGCCGCGAAGCTGTCCGCCACCTTCACGGAAATCAATCAAGAGTTCGATCGGCACCTGTTCGAGGAGGGAATGCCCGGCCTGAAGATTTACAAAATCGGTCCCGCGCTATGCATACAGGACCGGTTCACCGCCAAGCCACGTTTCGCATCGATGATCGTGCGCCCTGAGCCGCCAAAACGTGTTCGCGCTCCCGGCGCGGTATTGCGCGAGGCGGCAAGGATCTACAGGAGGCTGGCTTCCTTCATCGTCCGCTCCTTGCGGCCGCGCCGCCCCAGGATCATTGCCATCAAGATCAAGTGGTGA
- a CDS encoding cobalamin biosynthesis protein — translation MMVAGIGSRKGINVEDVLAAVETALEAHGLALTALSALATARLKQDEAAIMAAARQLGLPLIVVDDEALKAPSSATPSHSDLSQAHARTPSVSEAAALAAAGKNAQLLGPRTVVGPVTCAIALGGGAA, via the coding sequence ATGATGGTCGCGGGCATAGGCAGCCGGAAGGGCATTAACGTCGAGGACGTGCTTGCGGCCGTAGAGACCGCGTTGGAGGCGCATGGGCTGGCGCTGACGGCGCTTTCGGCACTGGCGACCGCCAGGCTAAAGCAGGACGAGGCAGCGATCATGGCCGCCGCACGGCAACTCGGCCTTCCGCTCATCGTCGTCGATGACGAGGCGCTGAAAGCACCTTCATCGGCCACGCCCAGCCATTCCGATCTGTCGCAGGCCCATGCCCGCACGCCATCGGTTTCGGAAGCCGCCGCCCTCGCTGCGGCCGGCAAGAACGCACAACTGCTCGGGCCGCGTACTGTGGTCGGCCCGGTCACCTGCGCCATCGCGCTTGGTGGAGGCGCCGCATGA